ATATCGGCGGCAAAGCGCCTGGCTTCATGCCCAAAAGCGAATGTGGCCTTGGGGTGATCACCAATCTGAAGGAACGCTTCCCCAAGGGGCTCGAGCTTGAGGTACTGGTCACTCGTGAACAAAATGCCGATGGCATGGTCACCATCAGCTGTCGTGCACTGGCCCTTCGCAAAAGCTGGGACAAGGTCAAGCAGCTCGCCAAGGACGGCAAGGTGGCTCAGGTCAAAATCACCGGTTTCAATCGAGGGGGTGTCACCTGCGATCTCGAAGGGTTAAGAGGATTCATTCCCAGATCTCAACTTCAGGAGGGTGAAAACCACGAAGCACTGGTTGGGAAGACGCTTGGCGTCGCTTTCCTGGAGGTCAACTCCGAGACCCGCAAACTGGTCCTTTCCGAAAAACGCGCAGCAACGGCCGCCCGTTTTTCAGAACTTGAAGTGGGGCAGTTGGTGGAAGGTCAGGTGTCCTCCATCAAGCCCTATGGACTGTTCATCGATCTGGGTGGCGTCAGTGGTCTGCTGCATCAGTCAGTCATCACCGGAGGCAGTCTGCGCTCGTTGCGCGAAGTCTTCGGACAGGGAGACACCGTGAAGGCTCTCATCACCGAGCTTGATCCCGGTCGAGGCCGGATCGCTCTCAACACAGCCCTCCTAGAGGGACAGCCAGGGGAACTTCTCGTCGATAAGGACACCGTTATGGCGGAGGCGACCGATCGAGCCAACAGAGCCCGTAACGTCCTCAGGCAGCAGGAACAGTCAGCTGGATGACCACAGCTTCCATGTCTGCCGGTGACGCCGGCTCCCAGTCCAGGACAGAGCGTCAGGCCGATTGGGAGCTGGATTTTTATTCAAGACCCATCCTGGAAAAGGATGGCAAGAAGCGCTGGGAGCTGCTGATCATCAGCACCCCGGAGATCAACGGCAACGAATGCTTCCGCTTCGCGAAGCTTTGTCCTGCAAGCGAAGTGAATTCCACCTGGTTGGCCGCGGCCCTACGCCAAGCATTGGCTGAGGCTGAAGACCAGGGTTGGAAGCCTCCACAAAGACTGCGCGCCTGGCGCAGTGCCATGAGAACGATGGTGCAGCGTGCTGCCGCAGAGCTGCTCCTGGAAGTGGTGTCGAGCAGGCGCACCTATGCCCTGCTCGACTGGCTCGATGAGCGAGAGCGGACGCTTTATCCGCAGGAGGAAGGCTTCATGGCAGGCCCCCTTGCACTGCCGCCTTCCCCTGTCGAAACCCCGCCTCTGCCACTTCCCGAAGCCGTCCGGGGCGACGCCTGGACTTGGGCCGGACTTCCAGCCGGCAGCCTCAAGGATGCGAGTGAGTGGCCTCTTGGCTTCAACGGCCTAGTGCCGGTTCCCCCTTCTCTGAAGGACGATCTTGAGGTTCCTGGCCTACGTCTGTTCAGTCGCAGCAGAGCCCTGGCCCTGGCAGGTTGGCTTGGGGGCCTTGAACCTGTGCGGCTGCGTGTGAGCTCGCTCCAGTTGATTCTCGATGCTGGTCAAGATGACAGCTGGCTCGTCAGTGATCTGAACCAACAGGAAGCCAAACAGATTGCAGCCGCGCTGGAGGCGTCGTTCCTCAACCTGCATGGACTTCAGTTCATCGCCGTACAGAGCGCTCCTGACAGTGAGCGGTTCGAAGGCTTCTGGATGCTCAGGGATCAGCCGCAACAATGAGCTCCGCGAAGGGAGCAGACCCAGGCACTGAGCGAGAGGATCCTCTTGCTAAGCCCGACAGCCGCTTCAACACCCTTCCGGGCTGGACCTGGGTGGGCTGTTATGGCGGTTATTACCTCACAGCGAATCACTTGCATGAAGCTGGCTTTGAGCATGGATTCTTCACCCGGCGTTGGCAAGGTCGTGGTCCCGACGAACTAGCTGCCTACCTGTCCTGCGGAGTCTCCGTTCATCGCCCGCAGCAGGTCCATGGAAACCTCGTGCTTGAGGCTTCCGTTGCCACTGCAGCACCATGGCCCGATGCCGATGGGTTAGTGAGTGATCGCGGCGGCCAGAGCCTCTGGGTTTGTGGCGCCGACTGCACCCCCGTTTTGCTTGCGGATCCCGAAAGCGGGCACGTCGCCGCATGCCATGCAGGCTGGCGCGGCGTGGCCAGCCGGATCCTGCCCACCGCGATCGACAAGCTTGAACAGCGAGGCGCCCGTAGGGAACAGCTGATCGTTGCCCTTGGACCAGCGGTCAGTGGTGAGCGCTAT
Above is a window of Synechococcus sp. BIOS-U3-1 DNA encoding:
- a CDS encoding S1 RNA-binding domain-containing protein, with translation MAGTERQNSRLDGGKGAAASAQPPRKPLQVMHISKREEQDRLRKEAEQARAAADAAVERAAQLEQAALAAEGGQSMATSPPAPPKGPQASSGPSRDTDDDDLSGMTMADLLGPSDAGRRQNNVPAEAATAASRVVDDFDFDEDAFLAALDANEPVGTTGEVVTGTVIAMESDGVYVDIGGKAPGFMPKSECGLGVITNLKERFPKGLELEVLVTREQNADGMVTISCRALALRKSWDKVKQLAKDGKVAQVKITGFNRGGVTCDLEGLRGFIPRSQLQEGENHEALVGKTLGVAFLEVNSETRKLVLSEKRAATAARFSELEVGQLVEGQVSSIKPYGLFIDLGGVSGLLHQSVITGGSLRSLREVFGQGDTVKALITELDPGRGRIALNTALLEGQPGELLVDKDTVMAEATDRANRARNVLRQQEQSAG
- a CDS encoding Tab2/Atab2 family RNA-binding protein, encoding MTTASMSAGDAGSQSRTERQADWELDFYSRPILEKDGKKRWELLIISTPEINGNECFRFAKLCPASEVNSTWLAAALRQALAEAEDQGWKPPQRLRAWRSAMRTMVQRAAAELLLEVVSSRRTYALLDWLDERERTLYPQEEGFMAGPLALPPSPVETPPLPLPEAVRGDAWTWAGLPAGSLKDASEWPLGFNGLVPVPPSLKDDLEVPGLRLFSRSRALALAGWLGGLEPVRLRVSSLQLILDAGQDDSWLVSDLNQQEAKQIAAALEASFLNLHGLQFIAVQSAPDSERFEGFWMLRDQPQQ
- the pgeF gene encoding peptidoglycan editing factor PgeF — translated: MSSAKGADPGTEREDPLAKPDSRFNTLPGWTWVGCYGGYYLTANHLHEAGFEHGFFTRRWQGRGPDELAAYLSCGVSVHRPQQVHGNLVLEASVATAAPWPDADGLVSDRGGQSLWVCGADCTPVLLADPESGHVAACHAGWRGVASRILPTAIDKLEQRGARREQLIVALGPAVSGERYQVEQSVALQVGEALATELRSLEQLQRQAVIHPDPEQGRCRLDIRQAALQQLKAEGIDSSKITTCPLCTVAEPSLFHSWRRDQVKAVQWSGIVGQATI